Proteins encoded within one genomic window of Rhinolophus sinicus isolate RSC01 linkage group LG14, ASM3656204v1, whole genome shotgun sequence:
- the GJA5 gene encoding gap junction alpha-5 protein — protein sequence MGDWSFLGEFLEEVHKHSTVIGKVWLTVLFIFRMLVLGTAAESSWGDEQADFQCDTMQPGCENVCYDQAFPISHIRYWVLQIIFVSTPSLLYMGHAMHTVRMQEKRRLREAEKAKEVRGAGSYEYPAAEKTQLSCWEEVNGKIVLQGTLLNTYVCSILIRTTMEVAFIVGQYLLYGIFLDTLHVCRRTPCPHPVNCYVSRPTEKNVFIVFMLAVAGLSLILSLAELYHLGWKKCRQRFAKSRQGLSECQLPGPSAGIVQSCTPPPDFSQCLENGPGGKFFNPFSNKMASQQNTDNLATEQVRGQEQIPGDGFIHIRYAQKPEVPNGVSPGHRLPHGYQSDKRRLSKASSKARSDDLSV from the coding sequence ATGGGTGACTGGAGCTTCCTGGGAGAGTTCCTAGAGGAAGTCCACAAGCACTCCACAGTCATCGGCAAGGTCTGGCTCACCGTGCTTTTCATCTTCCGCATGCTGGTCCTGGGCACTGCTGCCGAGTCTTCCTGGGGGGACGAGCAGGCCGACTTCCAGTGCGACACGATGCAGCCGGGCTGCGAGAACGTCTGCTACGACCAGGCCTTCCCCATCTCCCACATTCGCTACTGGGTGCTGCAGATCATCTTCGTGTCCACACCGTCGCTCCTGTACATGGGCCACGCCATGCACACGGTGCGCATGCAGGAGAAGCGGAGGCTCCGCGAGGCCGAGAAGGCCAAAGAGGTCCGGGGCGCTGGCTCTTACGAGTACCCCGCGGCTGAGAAGACACAGCTGTCCTGCTGGGAGGAGGTGAACGGCAAGATCGTCCTCCAGGGCACTCTGCTCAACACCTACGTCTGCAGCATCTTGATCCGCACCACCATGGAGGTGGCCTTCATCGTGGGCCAGTACCTTCTCTACGGGATCTTCCTGGACACCCTGCACGTCTGCCGCAggactccctgcccccacccggTCAACTGCTACGTATCCCGGCCCACGGAAAAGAACGTCTTCATCGTCTTCATGCTGGCTGTGGCCGGTCTGTCCCTCATCCTCAGTCTGGCTGAACTCTACCACCTGGGCTGGAAGAAGTGCAGACAGCGATTCGCCAAGTCACGGCAGGGCCTGTCTGAGTGCCAGCTTCCTGGTCCCTCTGCGGGCATTGTCCAGAGCTGCACTCCACCGCCGGACTTCAGTCAGTGCCTGGAAAACGGCCCCGGGGGGAAATTCTTCAATCCCTTCAGTAACAAGATGGCCTCGCAGCAGAACACGGACAACCTGGCCACTGAGCAGGTGCGAGGCCAGGAGCAGATTCCTGGGGACGGTTTCATTCACATCCGTTACGCCCAGAAGCCTGAGGTACCCAACGGAGTCTCCCCAGGTCACCGCCTCCCCCATGGCTACCAGAGCGACAAGCGTCGTCTCAGCAAGGCCAGCAGCAAGGCCAGATCCGATGATCTATCAGTGTGA